Genomic window (Methyloprofundus sp.):
GCGTGATAATCCAAAGTATCAAAATAAACCGATTGTAGTGGGTGGTGCGCCCGATAGTCGTGGTGTAGTAGCTGCTTGTAGTTATGAAGCTAGGCAGTACGGAATACACTCGGCAATGCCTTCTTCTAGAGCGTACCGACTTTGTCCGCAGCTTATCTTTGTAAAACCACGCTTTGATGCCTATAAGCAAGCATCGCAACACATACGGCAGATTTTTTATCAATATACTGAGCTGGTAGAGCCTCTTTCTTTAGATGAAGCTTATTTGGATGTCAGTGCTTGCGAATTATTCCAAGGTTCAGCTACCCGTATTGCTCAAGCCATAAAGCAGCAAATTTTAGCTGAAACGGGATTGGTTGCTTCGGCGGGTATTTCCTATAATAAGTTCTTTGCAAAAATTGCCTCAGATATGGATAAGCCTGATGGTTTATATTTGATTACACCTGAGCAAGGTAGTGACTTTGTTGCGCAATTACCGATAGGCAAGTTTCATGGTGTGGGTAAAGCGACTGAACGTAAAATGCATGCTTTAGGTATTCAAAATGGTGCTGATTTACGTCAATTTTCTTTGCCGGTTTTGCAACAGCATTTTGGTAAAGCCGCGACGTTTTTTTATAAAATTGCCCAAGGCATTGATGATAGGCTGCTACGAACAGATCGAGTGAGTAAGTCTGTTGGTACTGAGACTACTTATGCGCAAGATTTGCAGGATAGTGCAGAAATTTACCAGCAGTTGCATCAGCTTTTAGCAAAAGCTTTATTAAAAGTGCAGGCTAAAAAACTCTTTGCCAGAACCTTAACGATTAAAGTTAAATATCATGATTTTCAGCAAATTACCCGCAGCTTAACGTTTAATAGTCCGATAAAAATACACAGAATTAATGCCACTGTTTTCCAACGCTTATTGCAAAAAGATCGGATAGGGGAGAATAAAATACGTCTATTAGGCGTGACTTTATCTTCGTTAGAACAGCAAAATTTGACTTATCGGCAGCTGGACTTGTTTGATTGAGCAGCATACATTGCATGTGCTGGTTTTATTAGGGAAGTGTGGATAATGTAGCGCAACAATCATGATTGTTGCGCTACATTACTATCAGTTGCTAATGAGAGGGACTATAGGTTGGCTTATCTAGTGTAGCGTAGATAACGTAACCAAGCGCTGCCATTAAGAAGATGCAATACCCGCAATATTATACCCACCATCAACATAAGTAATCTCACCAGTCACACCAGACGCTAAGTCAGAACATAGAAAGGCAGAAACATTACCTACTTCATCAATGGTGACATTTTTCTTTAGCGGTGCGGTATCAGCAGCTTTACTTAACATTGATTTAAAGTTATTAATCCCTGCAGAAGCAAGTGTTTTAATAGGGCCTGCAGAAACTGCATTAACCCGTGTGCCTTCTGCACCTAGAGCAACGGCCATATAGCGCACATTAGCTTCTAAGCTAGCTTTGGCAACACCCATGACATTGTAGTTTGGAATAGCGCGTTCAGCACCTAAATAACTAAGTGTTAGTAATGATCCATTACGTCCTTTCATCATTTCACGGCCTGCACTGGCTAATGCAGTGAAACTATATGAACTAATATCATGTGCAATTCTAAAATTTTCTCGTGTTGTTGCCGCAACGAAATCACCATCTAACGCTTCTCTAGGAGCGAAAGCAACCGAGTGTACGATACAATCAAGACCATCCCATTGTTTGCCTAGTTCAGTAAATACATTTTCGATTTGCTCATCGCTGCTAACATCACACTCAATAGTGAAATTAGAATCACACTCTGCCGCCATTTTTTCTACGCGACCTTGTAATTTTTCATTTTGAAAAGTAAAGGCAAGTTCAGCACCTTCACGGTGCATTGCTTTGGCAATACCCCAAGCAATAGAACGATTGCTGGCTAAACCAACGATTAAAACACGTTTGCCTTGCATAAAACCCATTGTTGTTTCTCCTGTGAGTGGATTGAATTATTAATGATGAGAGTATAACAAATTAAAGCTCAGGTATCTTTTTGCTTGCGAATTTCAGATCGTTCTGCGAATGCAAAAAATTGCTCCAACTGTTTTTGCTCTTTACTTGATTTTATTTCACTGTAATGCCCACCAATGATTAATTTCGTACGACTATTACTATAAGGTTTAGAAAATCGTACCACTAAGTCAAAATGAATCTTAGAATGATCAGGTAAAGTGAGTACACAGCGATTCAGTTGATCGCCACGTTGAATTCTGGCAATTGCATTGTCTACGATAACACCGATACCATGCCGAGAAATATCAATAACCGTACCCCCTACCGAAAAATTAGTACGGTTAGAGGTGCCTTGAAATGTCATTTTATGCGTGGTCAGATTGATACGCGGTGACTTACGGCGTTGTGGATAATAGATGCGATGTGGAAAGGGAGCTTTATAATAGCCCATACCTTGCGCATGCCCAGCAGTTAAATCTGTTAAAGCAATAGATAAGTGGATATTATTAAGGTAAGTGGTTAACTTGAGCTGTTTACTTTGTTGTAGCAGCTGATTGCCACTATGAGGGATTAACTCATCAAGAATTATTATTTTTTTGTGCTCTTGTACATCAATAATATGTGAATTATAGATTTGATCCGAGTTATTTAATTCTATGGTACAAAAGCCTGAGTCACTTTCGATGGCTTTTAGAATTTGTAATATTTTTGCTGGCTCAGTAACAAAATTTGGGTTGTCATTAACCTCCTGAACAAAATCAAAATTATCCTCAATTGGCTTTTTCTTGGCAAAGATTTTTTTTAAGGTGGTAATCATAATGTGACTTTATGTTCTGAAGGAATAGTGAGGAACCTTAACGTCGTTAATCATCTTTGCTCTCAGCTGAATCTTCATTATTATTTTTTGCAGAGTGATGCGTATCAGGTAAGCTCAGATTTTTGCGCACTTCCAAGACAAATTTCAAACCTATAGGTGATAATATATTTTTAGGCAAAGAATCTAGGCTAAGTGCTGTCATCATCGCAGATTTTTGAAAAGGGGAGTATTTACGCATCAATAAAGAAAAAACAAATAACATTTCTTCAGCAGAAATTTCTTCATTATCTAGCATGAATTCTGCTATTTTAGTGATTTCTATATAGGCCTTAATTCTTTTTTTACGGTTAATAAAGCCTATAGAAGGCATATTGCTGCGTAGTTTTTCGAAAACTTCAGTGGTATTTTCTTCTGACATGAGCGATTGTTTCCTAATTATAAACAATTAGTTTAATAATGTGTGTATTGTTGTTTTAGAAAAGCAGGGTAAAATAGCCTGCAAATCAAAACTTATTTTTTAAAGCGTATTTTAACAAGGATATTAACATGACTGAACTTAATAGAGATATTACTACCGGTGTTTTATTTATTGCAGGTGTTTGGGGCTTTATTTCAGGCCAGTTCATTATCTCAACAGTCTTATTTGCTGGCTCTACGGTTTTGAGTAATATCATGCCAAAATTAACAGCTGAGCGTGTTTAATTGTTATTCTTGTTAATGATGTTGTATAGAACTTTATACAAAACCCAGCGTCTTGTATAAAAAGTATTTTAGTAGATTGTTTTATCCCCAAAGATTTTTAACCTCCTAGTGTGATCATAAGAGTAAATAATTACTCACATTTGTGCCTCCTGTGTCTTTTAATAGATATAGGGGGCTTTTTTTTGCCTGATTTAAAGTAAGTTCCCCTTTTCTATACTGTGTAGTATTGCCAAACTGGTTATACTAATGATATTAACTCTTGGAAATAAGTGTGCAATGAATAAACAGTTACTCGCTCTTGAACAGCAACTAAGCTCGTCGATATTGGTGCAAATTAAAGAGCCCTTTATTCATGAGCAAGGTATTGAACTTTGGTTAAAGCGTGATGATTTATTGCACCCCATTATTTCAGGGAATAAATGGCGTAAGCTTAAATACATTTTAGAACACGCCTTGTCATTAAATACGCATACCATTGTTTCTATGGGTGGGGCATACTCTAATCACTTGCATGCCTTGGCTTATGTTGGTAAGGCACTACAGATTGCAACAAAGGCAAAAATTCGGGGTGAGCAGCCAGCAATATTAAACCCAAGTTTGCAAGATATGACGGACTGGGACATGCAGCTAGATTATGTATCACGCACTGATTATCGTGAACTCAGAAATTATCAACGTCATGATGCTTTACCAGATCTGCAAATAGGTGAATATTGGCTGCCTGAAGGCGGAGCCATGCCGTTTGCTTTAAGAGGCGTTGCTGAATTAGTCGACGAATTTGATATCGATTACGATGTGGTTTGTGTGCCTTGTGGTACAGCGACTACCTTAGCAGGGGTAATAAGTGTTTTGCCTGTCGATAAGCAGGCATTAGGTTTTGCTGCTTTAAAAGGCGCGGATTTTTTATACGATGATATGCGGCAGATATTAAAAAATACCTCGTGTCATAATAATGATTGGTCTATTCAGTTAGGCTACCACTTTGGCGGCTTTGCTAAAGTAAAGCCTGATTTACGTAGTTTTATGCAGAAATTTGAGCAAACGCATGGTATTAAATTAGAACCTGTTTATACTGGAAAGATGCTGTATGGCCTTTATGATTTAATTCGGCAGGGTTATTTTAAAGCAGGGCAGAAGATTATTGCCGTGCATACAGGTGGTTTGCAAGGAAATCGCGGTTTTGCATTATAAAATGTAAGTTAAAGACCAGCGCTTCTCTAGTTTTACCGAAGTGACTTCTATGCAGAACCTTAACCTAACCTAATTTATTTAATTCATAGAGAAAAATGATGACAGAAACCTCAGATGACACAACAATAGTCGAAACTATGGATCTTGATGATCCCGCCTACTATTTTAATCGTGAGCTGAGTCTTTTAGAATTTAATGATCGAGTATTGGCGCAAGCAAAGGATGAGAATATACCTTTATTGGAACGTTTGAATTACTTATGTATTTCTTGCTCCAATTTAGATGAGTTTTATGAGGTCAGGGTGGCCAGTGTTATTCAAATGGCTGAAATGGACCCACTGATAACGGCAAGTGATGGTCTAAATGCACAGCAGCAGTTAGATGTGATTGCCGAAAAAGCACATGAATTGGTGGCTGAGCAATATCGAGTATTGCATGAATTAATGATTCCGCAATTAGCAGAGCAGGATATACGTTTTATTCGGCGTGCTGATTGGAGTGATATACAACGGCAATGGCTACAAAAATTTTTCCATGAAGAGTTGTTGCCCATTCTCACACCTGTTGGCTTGGACTCGGCGCACCCATTTCCACGTATTTTAAATAAAAGTTTAAACTTTATTATTTCTTTAACTGGCAAAGATGCTTTTGGGCGTAATAGCGGTCGAGCTATTTTGCAGGCTCCACGTTCTTTGCCAAGAATTATTCCACTACCAGTTGATGAAACTAAAAGCGGCGAGCATGATTTTGTGTTTCTTTCATCTATTATCCATGCCTTTGTTGATGAGTTATTTAATGGTATGACCGTTAAATGTTGTCACCAATTTCGAGTCACTCGTAATAGTGACTTGTATGTCGATGATGATGCTATAGACGATTTGCTGAATGCGGTTGAAGGTGAATTGACCATGCGTAATTATGGCGATGAAGTACGCTTGGAAATTGATGC
Coding sequences:
- a CDS encoding DNA polymerase IV, which translates into the protein MPAALRKIIHIDMDAFFAAVEQRDNPKYQNKPIVVGGAPDSRGVVAACSYEARQYGIHSAMPSSRAYRLCPQLIFVKPRFDAYKQASQHIRQIFYQYTELVEPLSLDEAYLDVSACELFQGSATRIAQAIKQQILAETGLVASAGISYNKFFAKIASDMDKPDGLYLITPEQGSDFVAQLPIGKFHGVGKATERKMHALGIQNGADLRQFSLPVLQQHFGKAATFFYKIAQGIDDRLLRTDRVSKSVGTETTYAQDLQDSAEIYQQLHQLLAKALLKVQAKKLFARTLTIKVKYHDFQQITRSLTFNSPIKIHRINATVFQRLLQKDRIGENKIRLLGVTLSSLEQQNLTYRQLDLFD
- a CDS encoding enoyl-[acyl-carrier protein] reductase I yields the protein MGFMQGKRVLIVGLASNRSIAWGIAKAMHREGAELAFTFQNEKLQGRVEKMAAECDSNFTIECDVSSDEQIENVFTELGKQWDGLDCIVHSVAFAPREALDGDFVAATTRENFRIAHDISSYSFTALASAGREMMKGRNGSLLTLSYLGAERAIPNYNVMGVAKASLEANVRYMAVALGAEGTRVNAVSAGPIKTLASAGINNFKSMLSKAADTAPLKKNVTIDEVGNVSAFLCSDLASGVTGEITYVDGGYNIAGIASS
- a CDS encoding 1-aminocyclopropane-1-carboxylate deaminase, translated to MILTLGNKCAMNKQLLALEQQLSSSILVQIKEPFIHEQGIELWLKRDDLLHPIISGNKWRKLKYILEHALSLNTHTIVSMGGAYSNHLHALAYVGKALQIATKAKIRGEQPAILNPSLQDMTDWDMQLDYVSRTDYRELRNYQRHDALPDLQIGEYWLPEGGAMPFALRGVAELVDEFDIDYDVVCVPCGTATTLAGVISVLPVDKQALGFAALKGADFLYDDMRQILKNTSCHNNDWSIQLGYHFGGFAKVKPDLRSFMQKFEQTHGIKLEPVYTGKMLYGLYDLIRQGYFKAGQKIIAVHTGGLQGNRGFAL